One segment of Panicum virgatum strain AP13 chromosome 1K, P.virgatum_v5, whole genome shotgun sequence DNA contains the following:
- the LOC120694513 gene encoding cytochrome P450 711A1-like isoform X1, translating into METATSCNGAPEAGLVAHQSVPVLVLISFVSLFSAFLIYFYAPFWRVRRVPGPPTSFPVGHLHLLAKSGPDVFRAIAKEYGPIFRFHMGRQPLVIVANAELCKEVGIKKFKDIRNRSTPPPTIGSLHQDALFLTRDSTWLAMRNTVIPLYQPARLARLIPVMQSYVDALVANIAGCPDQDCIPFCQLSLRMAIDIIGKTAFGVEFGLSKNSEDSCCGSEAHGGEGDDDVREFLKEYKRSMEFIKMDLSSSLSTILGLFLPCAQTPCRRLLRRVPGTADYKMDENERRLCRRIDAIIASRRRDRAAARRRGGDGDGDAAARSAPLDFIAALLDAMENGSGGGKDFALEDRHVRALAYEHLIAGTKTTAFTLSSVVYLVSCHPRVEEKLLRELDGFAPPRGRAPTADELQSRLPYLDQVIKEAMRFHLVSPLIARQTSESVEIGGYVLPKGTCVWLAPGVLARDAAQFPEPEEFRPERFAAEAEEERARHPYAHIPFGVGPRACIGHKFALQQVKLAVVGLYRRYMFRHSPAMESPIQFDFDLVLAFRHGVKLRAIRRE; encoded by the exons ATGGAGACTGCAACCAGTTGCAATGGTGCACCCGAAGCTGGTCTTGTTGCGCACCAAAGCGTACCTGTTCTTGTGCTCATATCTTTTGTGTCTCTGTTCAGCGCGTTTCTGATATACTTCTATGCACCCTTCTGGCGTGTGAGGAGAGTTCCGGGTCCACCAACCAGCTTCCCAGTaggccatcttcatcttcttgccAAGAGTGGACCTGATGTCTTTCGTGCGATTGCAAAGGAGTATGGTCCAATCTTCAG GTTTCACATGGGAAGGCAGCCACTGGTGATTGTCGCCAATGCCGAGCTGTGCAAGGAGGTTGGCATCAAGAAGTTCAAGGACATCCGCAACAGGAGCACCCCACCGCCGACCATCGGCTCCCTGCACCAGGACGCCCTCTTCCTCACCAG GGACTCGACATGGTTGGCGATGAGGAACACGGTGATCCCGCTCTACCAACCGGCACGGCTTGCCAGGCTCATCCCAGTGATGCAGTCTTACGTGGATGCGCTGGTGGCAAACATCGCCGGCTGCCCGGACCAGGACTGCATCCCCTTCTGCCAGCTCTCGCTGCGGATGGCCATCGACATCATCGGCAAGACGGCCTTCGGCGTCGAGTTCGGCCTGTCAAAGAATTCCGAGGACAGCTGTTGCGGCAGCGAGGCCCACGGTGGCGAGGGCGACGACGACGTCAGGGAGTTCCTGAAGGAGTACAAGAGGTCCATGGAGTTCATCAAGATGGACCTGTCGAGCTCGCTGTCCACCATCCTCGGCCTCTTCCTCCCGTGCGCCCAGACGCCGTGCAGGCGGCTGCTGCGCCGGGTGCCCGGCACGGCTGACTACAAGATGGACGAGAACGAGCGCCGGCTGTGCCGCCGCATCGACGCGATCATCGCTAGCCGGCGGCGAGACCGggccgcggcgcgccggcgtggCGGTGACGGGGACGGCGacgctgccgcccggtccgccCCACTGGACTTCATCGCGGCGCTGCTGGACGCGATGGAGAACGGCAGTGGCGGCGGGAAGGACTTCGCGCTGGAGGACCGGCACGTCCGCGCGCTGGCGTACGAACACCTCATCGCCGGAACGAAGACGACGGCGTTCACGCTGTCGTCGGTGGTGTACCTGGTGTCGTGCCACCCGCGCGTGGAGGAGAAGCTGCTCCGGGAGCTGGACGgctttgcgccgccgcgcgggcgcgCCCCCACCGCCGACGAGCTCCAGAGCAGGCTCCCCTACCTCGACCAGGTCATCAAGGAGGCCATGCGGTTCCACCTCGTGTCGCCGCTCATCGCCAGGCAGACCTCCGAGAGCGTCGAGATCGGCGGCTACGTCCTCCCAAAG GGCACGTGCGTGTGGCTGGCGCCGGGGGTGCTGGCCAGGGACGCGGCGCAGTTCCCGGAGCCGGAGGAGTTCCGGCCGGAGCGgttcgcggcggaggcggaggaggagcgggcaCGGCACCCGTACGCGCACATCCCCTTCGGTGTCGGGCCGAGGGCGTGCATCGGGCACAAGTTCGCGCTGCAGCAGGTGAAGCTCGCCGTGGTGGGGCTCTACCGCCGGTACATGTTCCGGCACTCGCCGGCCATGGAGTCGCCCATCCAGTTCGACTTCGACCTCGTCCTCGCCTTCCGCCACGGCGTCAAGCTCAGGGCCATCAGGAGGGAGTGA
- the LOC120694489 gene encoding reticulocalbin-1-like yields MAKPAAAAAAATRKPSAAPTVALTLALALASAGLLLLLLRLSPSSPSPTPHPHRRLRLRARARAHAHEHHQIPFDPVVAGLERRLEDREWERLAAAGLHAPGMEAAPVPEDLDLSDDGEDYLNDAARFNVTRRVEELFPRIDVAPADGAVTGDELAAWNLASARREVLHRTARELELHDRDHDGRLAFGEYERPSWAWRFDDHNSTNDGVGWWKEEHFSAADMDDDGFLNLTEFNDFLHPADTANPKLIHWLCKEEVRERDKDNDGKLNFQEFFSGLFYSIRHYDDEGITDDTGGSDAPAKKSFSHLDLDNDGLLSADELKPIIDNLHPSEHFYAKQQADYVILQADTNKDGLLSMKEMIDNPYVFYNALFTENDYEFHDELR; encoded by the exons atggcgaaaccggcggcggcggcggcggcggcgacgaggaagcCCTCGGCGGCGCCCACCGTCGCGCTGACACTTGCCCTGGCGCTCGCCTCcgcgggcctcctcctcctcctgctccgcctctcgccctcctccccgtcccccaccccgcacccgcaccgccgcctccgcctccgcgcccgcgcccgcgctcaTGCGCACGAGCACCACCAGATCCCGTTCGACCCCGTCGTCGCGGGCCTCGAGCGCCGCCTCGAGGACCGCGAGTGggagcgcctcgccgccgcggggctgCACGCGCCCGGcatggaggcggcgccggtccCGGAGGACCTCGACCTctccgacgacggcgaggactACCTCAACGACGCCGCGCGGTTCAACGTCACGCGCCGCGTGGAGGAGCTGTTCCCGAGGATCGACGTGGCCCCCGCCGACGGCGCCGTCACGGGCGACGAGCTGGCCGCGTGGAACCTCGCCAGCGCGCGGCGGGAGGTGCTGCACCGCACCGCGAGGGAGCTCGAGCTGCACGACCGCGACCACGACGGCCGCCTCGCCTTCGGCGAGTACGAGCGGCCCAGCTGGGCCTGGCGTTTCGACG ATCATAACTCAACCAATGATGGGGTCGGATGGTGGAAGGAGGAGCATTTCAGTGCTGCAGATATGGACGACGATGGCTTCCTAAATCTGACCGAGTTTAATGA CTTTTTACATCCAGCTGATACTGCCAACCCAAAGCTAATACATTGGTTGTGCAAAGAAGAAGTCAG GGAAAGAGATAAAGACAATGATGGAAAGCTCAATTTTCAAGAGTTCTTCAGTGGATTATTTTACTCGATTCGACATTATGATGATGAAGGCATAACAGATGACACCGGTGGCTCTGATGCACCAGCTAAAAAGTCTTTTTCACACCTTGATCTGGATAATGATGG GCTGTTATCAGCCGACGAACTAAAGCCTATAATTGATAATCTTCATCCATCAGAACACTTCTATGCCAAGCAACAAGCTGACTACGTAATATTGCAG GCTGACACAAACAAAGACGGACTGTTGAGCATGAAAGAGATGATTGATAATCCCTATGTCTTCTACAATGCTTTATTCACAGAAAATGATTATGAGTTTCACGACGAGCTCCGTTAG
- the LOC120694513 gene encoding cytochrome P450 711A1-like isoform X2, translated as MGRQPLVIVANAELCKEVGIKKFKDIRNRSTPPPTIGSLHQDALFLTRDSTWLAMRNTVIPLYQPARLARLIPVMQSYVDALVANIAGCPDQDCIPFCQLSLRMAIDIIGKTAFGVEFGLSKNSEDSCCGSEAHGGEGDDDVREFLKEYKRSMEFIKMDLSSSLSTILGLFLPCAQTPCRRLLRRVPGTADYKMDENERRLCRRIDAIIASRRRDRAAARRRGGDGDGDAAARSAPLDFIAALLDAMENGSGGGKDFALEDRHVRALAYEHLIAGTKTTAFTLSSVVYLVSCHPRVEEKLLRELDGFAPPRGRAPTADELQSRLPYLDQVIKEAMRFHLVSPLIARQTSESVEIGGYVLPKGTCVWLAPGVLARDAAQFPEPEEFRPERFAAEAEEERARHPYAHIPFGVGPRACIGHKFALQQVKLAVVGLYRRYMFRHSPAMESPIQFDFDLVLAFRHGVKLRAIRRE; from the exons ATGGGAAGGCAGCCACTGGTGATTGTCGCCAATGCCGAGCTGTGCAAGGAGGTTGGCATCAAGAAGTTCAAGGACATCCGCAACAGGAGCACCCCACCGCCGACCATCGGCTCCCTGCACCAGGACGCCCTCTTCCTCACCAG GGACTCGACATGGTTGGCGATGAGGAACACGGTGATCCCGCTCTACCAACCGGCACGGCTTGCCAGGCTCATCCCAGTGATGCAGTCTTACGTGGATGCGCTGGTGGCAAACATCGCCGGCTGCCCGGACCAGGACTGCATCCCCTTCTGCCAGCTCTCGCTGCGGATGGCCATCGACATCATCGGCAAGACGGCCTTCGGCGTCGAGTTCGGCCTGTCAAAGAATTCCGAGGACAGCTGTTGCGGCAGCGAGGCCCACGGTGGCGAGGGCGACGACGACGTCAGGGAGTTCCTGAAGGAGTACAAGAGGTCCATGGAGTTCATCAAGATGGACCTGTCGAGCTCGCTGTCCACCATCCTCGGCCTCTTCCTCCCGTGCGCCCAGACGCCGTGCAGGCGGCTGCTGCGCCGGGTGCCCGGCACGGCTGACTACAAGATGGACGAGAACGAGCGCCGGCTGTGCCGCCGCATCGACGCGATCATCGCTAGCCGGCGGCGAGACCGggccgcggcgcgccggcgtggCGGTGACGGGGACGGCGacgctgccgcccggtccgccCCACTGGACTTCATCGCGGCGCTGCTGGACGCGATGGAGAACGGCAGTGGCGGCGGGAAGGACTTCGCGCTGGAGGACCGGCACGTCCGCGCGCTGGCGTACGAACACCTCATCGCCGGAACGAAGACGACGGCGTTCACGCTGTCGTCGGTGGTGTACCTGGTGTCGTGCCACCCGCGCGTGGAGGAGAAGCTGCTCCGGGAGCTGGACGgctttgcgccgccgcgcgggcgcgCCCCCACCGCCGACGAGCTCCAGAGCAGGCTCCCCTACCTCGACCAGGTCATCAAGGAGGCCATGCGGTTCCACCTCGTGTCGCCGCTCATCGCCAGGCAGACCTCCGAGAGCGTCGAGATCGGCGGCTACGTCCTCCCAAAG GGCACGTGCGTGTGGCTGGCGCCGGGGGTGCTGGCCAGGGACGCGGCGCAGTTCCCGGAGCCGGAGGAGTTCCGGCCGGAGCGgttcgcggcggaggcggaggaggagcgggcaCGGCACCCGTACGCGCACATCCCCTTCGGTGTCGGGCCGAGGGCGTGCATCGGGCACAAGTTCGCGCTGCAGCAGGTGAAGCTCGCCGTGGTGGGGCTCTACCGCCGGTACATGTTCCGGCACTCGCCGGCCATGGAGTCGCCCATCCAGTTCGACTTCGACCTCGTCCTCGCCTTCCGCCACGGCGTCAAGCTCAGGGCCATCAGGAGGGAGTGA
- the LOC120694442 gene encoding uncharacterized protein LOC120694442 yields MTARGAWGGGGGLPRRRLPGTSPPPRGSVVGRGRRSVEPPPLRSALRSRRRPYSLHGHGSNGVSFLAVQRSSSTPMATSCLLVFFCLAATVVVAARQRRRPLLAPQRRPSGSAARSTSCPGRQGRSGPVMAPHRGAWGAPGAAGEYARRARRGPRPRPPRSLLPPATHRNDARCCCRVFYFFKSRGKKEDPVSQPTGTGFSYTSDDRDTCHDETGVSNDLQDFL; encoded by the exons ATGACGGCTCGCGgcgcttgggggggggggggggggctccccCGACGCCGCCTCCCCGGGACATCGCCTCCCCCTCGTGGCAGCGTCGTGGGCCGTGGCCGCAGatccgtggagccgccgccgctacggTCAGCGCTGCGGAGCCGCCGACGCCCCTATTCCCTCCATGGCCACGGATCCAATGGCGTCAGCTTCCTGGCGGTGCAGCGCTCGTCCTCCACTCCAATGGCGACCTCCTGCCTCCTGGTTTTCTTCtgcctcgccgccaccgtcgtGGTGGCGGCTCGCCAGAGAAGACGCCCTCTGCTTGCCCCACAGCGCAGGCCGAGCGGCTCAGCCGCGCGCTCAACCTCCTGCCCAGGGAGGCAGGGCCGGTCTGGTCCCGTGATGGCCCCCCACCGTGGCGCTTGGGGAGCTCCAGGAGCGGCGGGTGAGTATGCCCGACGCGCCAGACGAGGTCCACGACCTCGGCCACCACGCAGCTTACTTCCCCCTGCCACACACAGGAACGACGCCAG GTGCTGCTGCAGGGTGTTCTACTTCTTCAAATCGAGGGGCAAGAAGGAGGACCCAGT ATCTCAACCTACTGGAACTGGCTTTAGCTACACCTCTGATGATCGCGATACTTGTCATGATGAGACTGGTGTCAGCAATGACCTACAGGACTTTCTCTAG